A stretch of the Denticeps clupeoides chromosome 6, fDenClu1.1, whole genome shotgun sequence genome encodes the following:
- the elnb gene encoding elastin b isoform X13, with protein sequence MEKEKTAAVLLLHVFLLLILSQRSQQGGVYIPTGGAGTGLGTGVGPGVGPGGLGVGAGGLGTGTGPLGGLGTGLRPGVGPGAGGVGYGFGGLGGPGTGLSGGSLGPGGVVPGVGGGLGTGLQPGLVSPGGVQPGGVVHGGFGPGGVTPGGVGTAGLGPGGVGPGTVGTGGVVPGGVRPGGLLPGGVGAGTLLKPPKTGGVYGGQGLGPGGIGPGGVGPGGVGVGGIGPGGVGPGGVGLGGVGPGGIGPGGVGPRGVAPGGLGPGGVGPGGIGLGVKPGKTGYGGAGIGPGGLGTGLGTGAFGPGVGPGGLVPGLVGPGGLVPGMVGSGGLVPGLLGPGGVGTGPGGVGQASGIKPGKTGLGAGALGAGGLGAGYRPGVLPQTGLPGSGVGTRTVGKTAGKTSKIPGVGVPGLYQGGIVPGQGFGGQGVLPGVVTGSGLTPQTGAGVLGQGGIGANGGRGGFSGQQLPGIFRGYPLISPKTGAAGSKSKPKASKAAKYGVGVGGLPGVGGIPGAGILPGPGGVPGIGGIPGVGAVPGVGGVPGMGGVPGVGGVPGVGGVPGVGGVPGGGGVPGLGGVPGIGGGSGVGGIAGGLLPGAGIGSLGAHGLPGSGLGVGALPGSGVIAGGLPGSALGAGALPGSGVGAIPGSGLGAGGLGGYAGAKARKYGGLGDTRSTGGLPGSGIGGVPGSALAAGGGVPGGGLVPGGVPGGGLLLGGVPGGGLVSGGVPGGGLVPGGVPGGGLVPGGVPGGGLVPGGVPGGGLVPGGVPGGGLVPGGVPGGYAGAKARKYGLLGGPGGTGLAGGLGALPGGGLGPGGTLPGQLPGQGLGPGGVPTGGLVPGGVPGGGLVPGGVPGGGLVPGGVPGGGLVPGGVPGGGLVPGGVPGGGLVPGGVPGGGLVPGGVPGGGLVPGGVPGGYAGAKARKYGLLGGPGGTGLAGGLGALPGGGLGPGGTLPGQLPGQGLGPGGVPTGGLVPGGVPGGGLVPGGVPGGGLVPGGVPGGYAGAKARKYGLLGGPGGTGLAGGLGALPGGGLGPGGTLPGQLPGQGLGPGGMLPGGLPGQGLGPGGVPTGGLVPGGVPGGGLVPGGVPGGGLVPGGVPGGGLLPGGVPGGGLVPGGVPGGYAGAKARKYGLLGGPGGTGLAGGLGALPGGGLGPGGTLPGQLPGQGLGPGGMLPGGLPGQGLGPGGVPTGGLVPGGVPGGGLVPGGVPGGGLVPGGVPGGGLVPGGVPGGGIVPGVVPGGYAGAKARKYGLLGGPGGTGLAGGLGALPGGGLGLGGTLPGQLPGQGLGPGGVPTGGLVPGGVPGGGLVPGGVPGGGLVPGGVPGGGLVPGGVPGGGFVPGGVPGGGLVPGGVPGGGLVPGGVPGGGLVPGGVPGGYAGAKARKYGLLGGPGGTGLAGGLGALPGGGLGSGGTLPGQLPGLGLGPGGVPRGGLVPGALPGGGLVPGALPGGGLGAGGIPGSGFVPGGLPGSGLGAGGLPGSGFGPGGAAVGGIVPGGYAGAKARKYGLQGGPGGTGLAGGLGALPGGGLRPAGTIPGGLPGSGLGPGGVPTGGLLPGGVPGGGLGPGGGLVPGGVAGGGIAPGGYAGAKARKYGLLGGPGGTGLAGGLGALPGAGFRPAGTLPGGLPGGGLGPGGVPGGGLLPGGVPGGGLGSGGVPGGGLVPGGAAGGGIVPGGYAGAKARKYGLLGGPGGTGLAGGLGALPGGGLGPGGTLPGGLPGSSLGPGGVPTGGLVPGGVPGSGLVPGSLRPGAGLGPGGVPGGYTNSKARKYGLLGGPGGTGLAGGLGGVPGGGLGPGGLGTAGLGTSGLATAGVPGGGVGLGGIPGSGLGPGGYPAGSKALKYVRGGFGVPGSGLGGGVGTGPGGTGTVAGGLGMRDLPGGGLGPGGQGIPAFGYGTGAGGYGPGSKAAKYGFGGVPAGGPGGVASTGQAGSLPGGSGGPGSVAGGPGGVPVAVPGLGTAGVLGGGGTVPGIGTGVGGVTGVGAALVPGANVSTPTSTRRPVTGVADGDTTPSNATRRPGVVTGDGTGTGPVIEGSGGAIGGGPGDGAGVTGGAVDGSLDGDGLVRVIGTGIPLLASEKPGGTRVPVPEIGAGVVRPSGDALPGTTPLKPPGFGGRVIAGRGDTPGTLEESPGGGDGGPGGVGISPTGKPPKVYQGTGGAGTLGFGGVGGIGTAGPIGTGGGTGIRYPTGAGVGLGVGKPGKVYAGAGAAGSLGGLPGSLGVGIGGPLGTGTGALGTGTGAFGGPAGTGFGGQGYGPSARKPHKSYGGPTGTGSVGGTGHSGVGVGPGGIGTSGVGIGPGGIGVGPGGVGIGPGGIGVGPGGIGVHPGGVGPGGVGVGPGGVAIGPGGVGVGPGGIGVHPGGVGVSPGGTGVGPGGNAGLGYGPGAVKPPKGYAGIGVPGTGGAGGLGVGPGGAGVGPGGAGGVRPGEGVAGPGSGTGDFDFQGSGSQDMEQELQSLEKQVMVQVPWVVKATSKGFLVQDMEVTNPTQDMVELEPEPQHSHLNSLKLPNMQAFRVSLEQEATEVALHAKTSTVCGREGSKEPGRRTDLMNNVVLLDDGECIFYNSARTIPFMCQMYLLFFNFLAFVFFTL encoded by the exons atggagaaggagaagacaGCGGCTGTGTTGCTCCTGCATGTGTTTCTCCTCCTGATCCTCAGTCAGCGCTCACAGCAAGGAG GAGTGTACATACCTACTGGAGGAGCTGGAACTGGACTGGGAACTGGTGTGGGACCTGGGGTTGGTCCCGGAGGACTGGGAGTTGGTGCAGGAGGCCTTGGCACTGGAACTGGTCCATTAGGTGGACTAGGGACAGGTCTTAGGCCTGGTGTTGGacctggagcaggaggag TAGGCTATGGGTTTGGTGGCCTTGGAGGACCAGGGACAGGACTATCTGGTGGAAGTCTGGGACCTGGTGGTGTAGTACCTGGTGTAGGAG GGGGTCTAGGAACAGGACTTCAGCCAGGACTTGTCAGTCCTGGTGGTGTGCAACCCGGAGGTGTTGTTCATGGAGGCTTTGGACCTGGAGGTGTCACTCCTGGTGGAGTTGGTACTGCAGGATTGGGACCTGGTGGTGTTGGTCCAGGAACAGTTGGGACTGGTGGAGTTGTTCCTGGTGGAGTAAGACCTGGAGGCCTTCTTCCAGGGGGTGTTGGGGCAG GCACTCTTCTGAAGCCTCCTAAAACAG GTGGGGTATATGGTGGTCAGGGTCTGGGTCCAGGAGGAATCGGACCAGGTGGTGTTGGACCTGGAGGAGTTGGAGTTGGTGGTATCGGACCAGGAGGAGTTGGACCGGGTGGTGTTGGACTAGGAGGAGTGGGACCAGGTGGTATCGGACCAGGAGGAGTTGGACCACGTGGTGTTGCACCAGGAGGTCTTGGACCAGGTGGTGTTGGACCAGGAGGAATTGGATTAG GAGTGAAGCCTGGGAAAACAG GATATGGAGGTGCTGGAATTGGGCCTGGTGGGCTTGGAACTGGTTTGGGCACTGGTGCATTTGGGCCAGGTGTGGGCCCTGGAGGATTGGTACCTGGATTAGTTGGTCCTGGAGGATTGGTCCCTGGTATGGTTGGTTCTGGAGGATTGGTCCCTGGGTTACTGGGCCCTGGAGGTGTAGGTACTGGCCCTGGTGGTGTAGGACAAG CATCTGGTATAAAGCCTGGAAAAACAg GGCTTGGAGCTGGAGCATTGGGAGCTGGAGGTCTTGGTGCTGGATATAGACCTGGAG TCCTTCCACAAACTGGTCTTCCAGGCAGTGGAGTTGGGACAAGAACAGTAGGAAAGACTGCTGGAAAAACTTCAAAAATTCCAG GTGTTGGTGTACCTGGCCTTTATCAAGGTGGAATTGTTCCTGGTCAAG GTTTTGGTGGGCAGGGTGTTTTGCCTGGTGTGGTCACAGGATCTGGGCTTACACCACAAACCg GAGCTGGGGTTCTTGGTCAGGGTGGCATTGGAGCCAATG GTGGTCGAGGAGGCTTTTCAGGACAACAGCTCCCAGGAATCTTCCGTGGATACCCTTTAATTTCACCTAAAACTGGAG CTGCTGGATCTAAATCGAAGCCTAAAGCCAGCAAAGCTGCTAAATATG GTGTGGGTGTAGGTGGTTTACCAGGAGTGGGTGGAATACCTGGAGCAGGAATTCTTCCTGGGCCTGGTGGGGTTCCTGGAATTGGTGGCATTCCTGGAGTGGGTGCAGTACCAGGAGTTGGTGGTGTACCTGGAATGGGCGGAGTCCCTGGAGTGGGTGGTGTCCCTGGAGTGGGTGGAGTCCCAGGAGTTGGTGGTGTCCCTGGAGGGGGTGGTGTCCCTGGACTGGGCGGAGTCCCTGGGATTGGTGGAGGGTCAGGTGTTGGTGGCATTGCAGGAG GCTTACTACCTGGTGCTGGCATAGGAAGTCTTGGAGCTCATGGACTTCCTGGTTCTGGTCTTGGTGTGGGAGCACTTCCTGGGTCTGGAGTCATAGCTGGAGGACTCCCTGGTTCTGCACTTGGTGCAGGAGCACTTCCAGGTTCTGGCGTTGGAGCTATTCCTGGTTCTGGACTTGGTGCAGGAGGACTTGGAG GTTATGCCGGAGCAAAAGCCCGAAAGTATG GTGGTCTTGGTGATACACGTAGCACTGGAGGACTACCTGGTAGTGGAATTGGCGGTGTACCTGGCAGTGCCCTTGCAGCAGGAG GTGGAGTACCAGGAGGTGGGCTAGTACCAGGTGGAGTGCCAGGAGGTGGACTTTTACTGGGTGGAGTGCCAGGAGGTGGACTTGTATCGGGTGGAGTGCCAGGAGGTGGACTTGTACCGGGTGGAGTGCCAGGAGGTGGGCTTGTACCTGGTGGAGTGCCAGGAGGTGGGCTTGTACCTGGTGGAGTGCCAGGAGGTGGACTTGTACCTGGTGGAGTGCCAGGAGGTGGACTTGTACCTGGTGGAGTGCCAGGAG GTTATGCTGGTGCCAAAGCTCGAAAATATG GACTTCTGGGGGGGCCTGGTGGAACTGGATTAGCTGGAGGCTTAGGAGCACTTCCTGGTGGTGGTCTTGGACCAGGAGGCACGTTACCTGGACAATTACCAGGACAAGGCCTTGGACCAGGTGGTGTACCAACAGGTGGACTTGTACCAGGTGGAGTACCAGGAGGTGGGCTTGTACCAGGTGGAGTGCCAGGAGGTGGACTTGTACCGGGTGGAGTGCCAGGAGGTGGACTTGTTCCGGGTGGAGTGCCAGGAGGTGGACTTGTACCGGGTGGAGTGCCAGGAGGTGGGCTTGTACCTGGTGGAGTGCCAGGAGGTGGGCTTGTACCTGGTGGAGTGCCAGGAGGTGGGCTTGTACCTGGTGGAGTGCCAGGAG GTTATGCTGGTGCCAAAGCTCGAAAATATG GTCTTCTGGGGGGGCCTGGTGGAACTGGATTAGCTGGAGGCTTAGGAGCACTTCCTGGTGGTGGTCTTGGACCAGGAGGCACATTACCTGGACAATTACCAGGACAAGGCCTTGGACCAGGTGGTGTACCAACAGGTGGACTTGTACCAGGTGGAGTACCAGGAGGTGGGCTTGTACCAGGTGGAGTGCCAGGAG GTGGACTTGTACCGGGTGGAGTGCCAGGAG GTTATGCTGGAGCCAAAGCTCGAAAATATG GTCTTCTGGGGGGACCTGGTGGAACTGGATTAGCTGGAGGTTTAGGAGCACTTCCTGGTGGTGGTCTTGGACCAGGAGGCACGTTACCTGGACAATTACCAGGACAAGGGCTTGGACCAGGAGGCATGTTACCTGGAGGATTACCAGGACAAGGGCTTGGACCAGGAGGTGTACCAACAGGTGGACTTGTACCAGGTGGAGTACCAGGAGGTGGGCTAGTACCTGGTGGAGTGCCAGGAGGTGGACTTGTACCAGGTGGAGTGCCAGGAGGTGGACTTTTACCAGGTGGAGTGCCAGGAGGTGGACTTGTACCAGGTGGAGTGCCAGGAG GTTATGCTGGAGCCAAAGCTCGAAAATATG GTCTTCTGGGGGGACCTGGTGGAACTGGATTAGCTGGAGGCTTAGGAGCACTTCCTGGTGGTGGTCTTGGACCAGGAGGCACATTACCTGGACAATTACCAGGACAAGGGCTTGGACCAGGAGGCATGTTACCTGGAGGATTACCAGGACAAGGGCTTGGACCAGGAGGTGTACCAACAGGTGGACTTGTACCAGGTGGAGTACCAGGAGGTGGGCTAGTACCTGGTGGAGTGCCAGGAGGTGGACTTGTACCAGGTGGAGTGCCAGGAGGTGGACTTGTACCGGGTGGAGTACCAGGAGGTGGAATTGTACCAGGTGTAGTGCCAGGAG GTTATGCTGGAGCCAAAGCTCGAAAATATG GTCTTCTGGGGGGACCTGGTGGAACTGGATTAGCTGGAGGCTTAGGAGCACTTCCTGGTGGTGGTCTTGGACTAGGAGGCACGTTACCTGGACAATTACCAGGACAAGGGCTTGGACCAGGTGGTGTACCAACAGGTGGACTTGTACCAGGTGGAGTACCAGGAGGTGGGCTTGTACCAGGTGGAGTGCCAGGAGGTGGACTTGTACCAGGTGGAGTACCAGGAGGTGGGCTAGTACCTGGTGGAGTGCCAGGAGGTGGATTTGTACCAGGTGGAGTGCCAGGAGGTGGGCTAGTACCTGGTGGAGTGCCAGGAGGTGGACTTGTACCAGGTGGAGTGCCAGGAGGTGGACTTGTACCAGGTGGAGTGCCAGGAG GTTATGCTGGAGCCAAAGCTCGAAAATATG GTCTTCTGGGGGGGCCTGGTGGAACTGGATTAGCTGGAGGTTTAGGAGCACTTCCTGGTGGTGGTCTTGGATCAGGAGGCACGTTACCTGGACAATTACCAGGACTAGGGCTTGGACCAGGAGGTGTACCAAGAGGTGGACTTGTACCAGGTGCACTACCAGGAGGTGGACTTGTACCAGGTGCACTACCAGGAg GTGGTCTTGGAGCAGGAGGCATCCCAGGAAGTGGATTTGTACCAGGTGGATTACCAGGATCTGGACTTGGAGCAGGTGGATTACCAGGATCTGGATTTGGACCTGGTGGAGCTGCAGTAGGTGGAATTGTACCCGGAG GTTATGCTGGTGCCAAAGCTCGGAAATACG GTCTCCAAGGAGGACCTGGTGGAACTGGATTAGCTGGAGGTTTAGGAGCACTTCCTGGTGGTGGCCTTCGACCAGCAGGCACTATACCTGGAGGATTACCAGGAAGTGGCCTTGGACCAGGAGGTGTACCAACAGGTGGACTTCTACCAGGTGGAGTGCCAGGAG GTGGTCTTGGACCAGGAGGTGGACTTGTACCAGGTGGAGTTGCAGGAGGTGGAATTGCACCAGGAG GTTATGCTGGTGCCAAAGCTCGGAAATACG GTCTTCTGGGTGGACCTGGTGGAACTGGATTAGCTGGAGGTTTAGGAGCACTTCCTGGTGCTGGTTTTAGACCAGCAGGCACTTTACCTGGAGGATTACCAGGAGGTGGACTTGGACCAGGAGGTGTACCAGGAGGTGGACTTCTACCAGGTGGAGTCCCAGGAG GTGGTCTTGGATCAGGAGGTGTCCCAGGAGGTGGACTTGTAccaggtggagctgcaggaggtGGAATTGTACCAGGAG GTTATGCTGGTGCCAAAGCTCGAAAATATG GTCTTCTGGGGGGGCCTGGTGGAACTGGATTAGCTGGTGGTTTAGGAGCACTTCCTGGTGGTGGTCTTGGACCAGGAGGCACTTTACCTGGAGGATTACCAGGAAGCAGCCTTGGACCAGGAGGTGTACCAACAGGTGGGCTTGTACCAGGTGGAGTAccaggaagtggacttgtaccAG GCAGTCTTAGACCAGGTGCTGGGCTTGGACCAGGTGGAGTTCCAGGAG GATACACTAATTCCAAAGCCCGGAAATATG GTCTACTAGGTGGGCCTGGGGGAACTGGATTAGCTGGAGGCTTGGGAGGGGTGCCTGGTGGTGGTCTTGGCCCGGGGGGTCTTGGAACGGCAGGACTTGGAACAAGTGGTCTTGCAACAGCAGGAGTACCAGGAGGAGGTGTTGGACTAGGTGGTATCCCTGGAAGTGGGCTTGGTCCAGGAG GATATCCAGCAGGATctaaagcattaaaatatg TGCGTGGCGGTTTTGGAGTTCCTGGTTCCGGATTAGGTGGGGGAGTTGGAACAGGGCCAGGTGGAACAGGGACTGTTGCTGGAGGACTTGGAATGAGAGACTTGCCTGGAGGTGGTTTAGGACCTGGAGGTCAAGGCATACCTGCATTTGGATATGGAACTGGTGCTGGAG GGTATGGTCCTGGCTCGAAAGCTGCTAAATATG GATTTGGTGGAGTACCTGCTGGAGGACCAGGGGGTGTTGCCAGTACTGGACAAGCTG GCAGTCTGCCTGGAGGTTCTGGCGGGCCAGGGTCCGTGGCTGGTGGCCCAGGTGGTGTACCAGTAGCAGTGCCAG GACTGGGCACAGCAGGGGTGCTTGGGggaggagggactgtccctggaataGGAACTGGAGTTGGAG GTGTGACAGGTGTAGGTGCAGCTCTAGTTCCAGGAGCAAATGTCAGCACCCCCACATCTACAAGAAGACCTGTAACAGGAGTGGCAGATGGAG ACACAACCCCTTCAAATGCAACTAGGAGACCTGGAGTTGTGACAGGCGACGGGACAGGAACCGGCCCTG TGATTGAGGGCTCTGGAGGCGCAATTGGGGGAGGTCCTGGGGATG GTGCTGGTGTGACTGGTGGTGCAGTTGATGGGAGCCTGGATGGTGATGGCTTGGTCAGAGTAATTGGAACAGGAATACCTCTCCTTGCTAGTGAAAAACCAG GCGGAACAAGAGTTCCAGTACCTGAGA TTGGAGCTGGAGTTGTACGTCCTAGTG gggATGCCTTGCCTGGAACAACACCACTGAAACCTCCAG GTTTTGGAGGAAGAGTGATAGCTGGAAGGGGTGATACCCCAGGCACTTTGGAAGAAAGCCCtggtggaggtgatggaggTCCAGGTGGAGTTGGCATTAGTCCTACAGGAAAACCTCCTAAag TCTATCAGGGTACTGGTGGAGCAGGAACTCTGGGCTTTGGAGGAGTAGGTGGCATAGGAACTGCAGGTCCTATTGGAACTGGTGGGGGTACAG GCATTAGGTATCCAACAGGAGCTGGTGTGGGTCTTGGTGTTGGAAAGCCAGGAAAAG TTTATGCAGGAGCTGGGGCTGCTGGTTCATTGGGTGGCCTACCTGGAAGCCTAGGGGTTGGTATAGGAGGTCCACTTGGTACAGGGACAGGTGCTTTAGGTACTGGAACAGGAGCATTTGGTGGACCTGCAGGGACTGGATTTGGGG GTCAGGGCTATGGTCCAAGTGCAAGAAAGCCGCATAAAA gcTACGGAGGACCAACTGGAACAGGAAGTGTTGGCGGCACTGGCCATAGTGGAGTTGGGGTAGGTCCTGGTGGGATTGGAACTAGTGGGGTGGGAATAGGACCTGGAGGAATCGGAGTAGGGCCTGGTGGAGTTGGAATTGGTCCTGGAGGAATCGGAGTAGGTCCTGGAGGAATTGGAGTACATCCTGGAGGAGTTGGTCCTGGAGGAGTTGGAGTTGGACCTGGTGGAGTTGCCATTGGACCTGGAGGAGTTGGAGTTGGTCCAGGAGGTATCGGAGTACATCCTGGTGGAGTTGGTGTCAGCCCTGGTGGAACTGGAGTAGGTCCTGGTGGAAATGCAG gtCTGGGATATGGCCCTGGTGCAGTGAAACCCCCCAAAG GCTATGCTGGTATAGGCGTTCCAGGGACAGGTGGAGCTGGTGGACTTGGAGTAGgtcctggaggagctggtgtaggtcctggaggagctgggggTGTGCGACCAGGTGAGGGTGTAGCAGGACCTGGAAGTGGAACTGGAG ATTTTGATTTTCAGGGCTCAGGTTCCCAGGATATGGAGCAGGAGCTACAAAGCCTGGAAAAACAG GTTATGGTGCAGGTGCCCTGGGTAGTCAAGGCTACCAGCAag GGGTTTCTGGTACAGGATATGGAAGTTACCAACCCTACCCAG GATATGGTGGAACTGGAGCCGGAACCCCAGCACTCTCACCTCAACAGT CTAAAGCTGCCAAATATGCAGGCCTTCAGGGTTTCCTTGGAGCAGGAGGCTACAGAG GTGGCGCTGCATGCCAAGACAAGTACTGTGTGCGGCAGAGAAGGAAGTAAAGAGCCCGGAAGAAGAACTGACCTCATGAACAACGTGGTGCTACTGGATGATGgagaatgtattttttacaacTCAGCCAGAACGATCCCATTCATGTGCCAAATGTATTTActgttttttaactttttagcttttgttttctttaccCTGTAA